The following are from one region of the Dreissena polymorpha isolate Duluth1 chromosome 2, UMN_Dpol_1.0, whole genome shotgun sequence genome:
- the LOC127866773 gene encoding uncharacterized protein LOC127866773 produces the protein MSKRKDERTENKKRKAMAFLALVKSTEDNDTSPAKKSKVESQTGTTGSCNNGPIPQKEKSMSDEMYDEFKKKRKENKELIMQRPKVFLTLDELTRDNPHHVDDNGVKIRPPLFMSDVQHLLMFAVLQEYSSFKPRWCRLLRVGKITKVVAVVLDSLSAQEYERFPGSLPTLHQAFDIQADIIAPVQYASSVREDIMNVPIRLTSQADVVQLVKQKQKDGIKISPQFFKNTVAKTQLWQSYKNLKALMSNPLQSLELDSSAKPDSEIVAEAQNGLQDVGEDSPVSTFEQDKFDRRWLMLNSAQMAVEHIPMPGGESNRSFYGFKYTKKSYSKITRKSPLFAIDCEMIQTKASKMDLARVSIVDENLQVVYDSFVKPRAPVIDYVTQFSGITEEILAPVTTRVEDVQKVMTTCLPPDAILCGQSISSDLNSMKLFHPYIIDTSVIYNLTGTRQKTGLKKLTSIFLGRDIQSNSGGHCSVEDAMATMELVLLKLRNEMNFGDIKIKNVKTTDYPDTGLGHSGRDEDEGLDDSQLDNSCMTVTRSLELNGVSDKMKRKRLFFQQEGCKFIENFLHRMEKHSKKGKIIDEPVSVADYPVTVPVVSCSSDKESSKQTLAQLAENTFCFTHLYGYRNFLRTCGHGTDQDKPETAEELKKCLWRLDRRFWKILMGLPERSLFVVILPGREENGVVYSAKTFAKIT, from the exons ATGTCGAAACGAAAAGATGAAAGGACCgaaaataagaaaagaaaagccATGGCATTTTTAGCCCTTGTAAAGTCAACTGAAGATAACGATACG AGTCCTGCTAAAAAGTCTAAAGTTGAAAGCCAGACAGGAACTACTGGCAGCTGTAATAATGGACCAATTCCACAGAAGGAAAAGTCAATGTCAGATGAAATGTATGACGAattcaagaaaaaaagaaaagagaaCAAAGAATTAATAATG CAACGACCTAAGGTGTTCTTGACACTGGATGAACTGACACGAGACAATCCACACCATGTTGATGATAACGGTGTGAAGATCAGACCACCCCTGTTTATGTCAGACGTTCAACATCTACTCATGTTTGCAGTGTTGCAGGAATATTCCAGTTTTAAGCCAAG ATGGTGTAGATTGCTACGAGTTGGTAAGATCACGAAGGTTGTCGCGGTGGTGTTAGACTCCCTGAGCGCACAAGAGTATGAAAGGTTCCCTGGATCATTACCCACATTACACCAGGCTTTTGACATA CAAGCAGACATTATTGCGCCAGTGCAGTATGCCAGCTCTGTGCGAGAAGACATCATGAATGTTCCCATTAGACTGACAAGTCAGGCCGATGTCGTGCAGCTAG TCAAACAGAAGCAAAAGGATGGGATTAAAATTTCTCCACAATTCTTCAAAAATACTGTTGCAAAAACACAGTTGTGGCAATCATATAAGAATCTCAAAGCACTCATGTCCAACCCTCTGCAATCTCTGGAGTTGGACAGTAGTGCTAAACCTGACAGCGAGATAGTGGCTGAGGCTCAAAATGGCCTACAAGACGTTGGAGAAGACAGTCCTGTGTCAACATTTGAGCAAGACAAGTTCGACAGACGATGGCTGATGCTGAATAGTGCTCAGATGGCTGTAGAACACATACCCATGCCTGGTGGGGAAAGTAATC GATCTTTCTATGGATTCAAATACACAAAAAAGTCATACTCCAAGATTACCAGAAAAAGTCCCCTGTTCGCAATTGATTGTGAAATG ATTCAGACTAAAGCTTCTAAAATGGACTTGGCGCGAGTGTCGATTGTGGATGAAAACCTGCAGGTGGTTTACGACAGTTTTGTGAAACCTCGAGCCCCAGTGATTGACTATGTCACACA ATTCAGTGGTATAACAGAGGAGATTCTGGCCCCAGTGACCACAAGAGTTGAAGACGTGCAGAAGGTCATGACGACATGCTTGCCCCCAGACGCCATTCTCTGTGGACAGTCAATATCTAGTGACCTCAACAGCATGAAG TTGTTCCATCCATACATCATTGACACCAGTGTGATCTACAACCTCACAGGGACAAGACAGAAAACAGGCCTGAAAAAATTGACGTCCATCTTTCTAGG CCGTGACATCCAGTCCAATTCTGGGGGCCACTGTTCTGTGGAAGATGCCATGGCAACCATGGAGTTGGTCCTCCTAAAATTAAGAAATG aaatgaactttggagACATCAAGATAAAGAATGTGAAGACTACAGACTATCCAGACACTGGACTTGGACACAGTGGCAGAGATGAAGACGAGGGTTTGGATGATTCTCAGCTGGATAATTCCTGTATGACCGTCACAAGGTCACTGGAGTTGAATGGAGTGAGTGACAAAATGAAAAGGAAGAGGCTTTTCTTCCAGCAGGAGGGCTGCAAGTTTATAGAGAATTTCCTCCATCGTATGGAAAAGCATAGTAAAAAAG GTAAGATCATAGATGAGCCTGTGAGTGTAGCCGACTACCCAGTCACTGTGCCAGTGGTGAGTTGCAGCAGTGACAAGGAGAGCTCCAAACAGACCTTGGCTCAGCTGGCAGAGAACACATTCTGTTTCACCCACCTCTATGGTTATAGAAACTTCCTCCGCACCTGCGGCCATGGAACTGATCAAGACAAACCGGAAACAGCCGAAGAACTGAAG AAGTGCCTCTGGAGGTTGGATCGGAGGTTTTGGAAGATTCTAATGGGGCTGCCAGAGAGGTCACTGTTTGTTGTTATACTGCCTGGGAGAGAAGAAAATGGCGTTGTGTATTCTGCAAAAACATTTGCCAAAATCACCTGA